TGTGGCTACATTGGAGCATTTTTGGAGCTTCCCTCTACATAATGCCCATACGTTCCTGGCAAAAGGGTAGGTCCATAACACATGCTTGGCTGTTTCTGGGTTCTGACAGCAAAAACCACACCCTGGCTCCACATGCAACTTCCTCCTATGTAGATTATCTCGGGTTGGCAAAATGCTAGAGTAGGCACGCCATATAAAGTTCTTAAATTTGGGTGGTACTTTGAGGGACCATATTTTGTTTCAAATAGGCCTATCCCTTGCTGTTGTGGAATGCTCAACATAGTCTTGTTGTTTCAACCTTAGTGCTACTTGCTAGGCAGATTTCACACTGAAAACTTTTCCTTTATTCTCCTTCCAACACAGCTTGTCTCTGCCTGCAACCCGTGATAATGGTATGGCCATTATCTCCATCTGAGTGCGATATGCAAATAAATCAAAGAACTTCTCCCTATTCCACTGCCGAGAGTTTTCATCAATTAGCTCACTTACCATCAGATTTGGTCATGGCTCCCCAATGAACGCAGGCTTATGTGAGAGCCACTTGTGGGTGGAGACTTCAATGGTTTTTCATCACCCCACCTGCCAGATTGACCCCTCCCTAATCAGCTTTCTTGCTGCCAGCAAGCTCCGCCACACATAGGATGGGTTGTTGCCAAGCCCTGCCTCCATGAAAGTGCATGTTGGGAAATATCTTGACTTGTACACCTTATAGAACAAGGAATGAGTATCTTGGATTAGCTGCCATGCTTGTTTTGCCAATAAAGCTAAGTTAAAAGCTTGGATGTCTCGAAAACCCATACCACCCTTCTTCTTAGGAGTGTATAACTTCTTCCAATTAATCCAATGGATTTTCCTTTCATTCTTTGTTTGTCCCCACCAATATTTTTCCAATGTGGAATTTATAGTATCACATAGTGCCTTAGGGATTTTGAACATACCCATAGTATATGTAGGGATTGCTTGAGCCACCATTTTGATTAGGATCTCTCTACCTGCTTTAGAAATATATTTCTCCTTCCATCCCATCACTCTCGTTGTGATTTTTTCCCTAAGATCTTTAAAAGTGTTGACCTTTGATTTTCCACCCACCATTGGAAGACCCAAATACTTTTCACAATTTTCCATGATCCTTGCACCCACCATTCCTTGTATTGCCACTTTGACcttcatttttgtgttttggctAAAGAAAAATGTCGTATTTTGCCTATTGATTGCTTGGCCAAATGCTTGCTCATATTGGCTTAATCATTCAAGAAGATGTTAGCATTCCCCCTCGGTGGCTTGACAAAATATGAAACTATCATCTACAAAAAGAAGATGTGAGATACAGACCCCATTTGTGCTAGACAATATCCCATGTAGGTTTTGAGAAGCAACTACATGGCGGATTAAAGAGGATAGTGCTTCGGCACATAACAGAAATAAGTAGAGGATAGTGGGTCACCCTGTCTGATACCCCGGGATGGAGTAATGTGTCCTCTTGGTTCGCCATTTATAAGCACCAAATAGGAAGTTGTACACACTATTTCCATTACCAACCTCACCCACTGTTCATCAATCCCCAATTTGAGCATTATACTTCTAAGGAACCTCCACTCCACACGGTCATAAGCTTTGCTTATATCCAGTTTGATGGCAATTTGCCCcttctttccctttcttttgttCTGCATCCTATGTAATATCTCAAAAGCTATAGTAGTATTATCAGTAATTAATCGGTTAGGTACAAAAGCACTTTGTGATTCGAAAATTACATTGGGCAAGATTTGTTTTAGCCGATTGGCCAAGACTTTGGATACAATCCTAGAAACCACATTAGCAAGACTAATTGGCCTAAAATCTACCACATTTTTCAGCTCATTTATTTTGGGAATGAGGACAATGTGGGTGTAATTCATCTTGTGCAACATGTGACCCGAAGATAAAACTGACAACACTGCTTCAATGACATCATCACCAACAATATTCCAatacttttgaaaaagaaaggagacaTACCATTTGGACCTGGTGATTTTGATGGATGCATTTGGAAGAGTGCTTGTTGGACCTTTTCTGGTCGATATGGCTGTAGGAGTGTGTGGTTCATATCCGATGTGACAACTTGATCCACTTTATCAAGTACTATGTCCATTTGAGTGGGGTTTGTACTAGTGAAAAGCCTTTGGAAATACCTTTCGGCCACTCCCTCTATTTCATCATCCGTTGTACACCATCTCCCCTCCTCATCCATAAAGccatcaatattattttttcgaTGGCATTGACTAGCTCTTTGATGAAAGAACTTGGTGTTCTTGTCATCAGCGAGCAGCCATATGGATCTAGAATGTTGTCTCCAAGCTAATTATTCTTGATACAAAAGAGTATTGA
This genomic stretch from Castanea sativa cultivar Marrone di Chiusa Pesio chromosome 1, ASM4071231v1 harbors:
- the LOC142614209 gene encoding putative mitochondrial protein AtMg00310 encodes the protein MKVKVAIQGMVGARIMENCEKYLGLPMVGGKSKVNTFKDLREKITTRVMGWKEKYISKAGREILIKMVAQAIPTYTMGMFKIPKALCDTINSTLEKYWWGQTKNERKIHWINWKKLYTPKKKGGMGFRDIQAFNLALLAKQAWQLIQDTHSLFYKVYKSRYFPTCTFMEAGLGNNPSYVWRSLLAARKLIREGSIWQWNREKFFDLFAYRTQMEIMAIPLSRVAGRDKLCWKENKGKVFSVKSA